GATTGGTGCCGTAGTCGGACTTATTGGCGGTGTCAGAATCTACAACAAGTGGACGAATGGTGACCAAGACATCAACAAGGAGATTGTTGGTTGGGCGGGAGCCTGTCTTTTCTTGGTGATTGTTCCACAGTTCGTCGGCGCTTTCTTCGGAATGTAATGG
This DNA window, taken from Chryseobacterium sp. 6424, encodes the following:
- a CDS encoding DUF4134 domain-containing protein → MNKRKLFGKMLTAGLLFLAVAPLLAQAGGAGALAGANTSIRSYWEPIKLIIQAIGAVVGLIGGVRIYNKWTNGDQDINKEIVGWAGACLFLVIVPQFVGAFFGM